AAACTGGTCAGctgttcattaaaatatttttcttttaaaaagttgtattccaaaaAAACTTAACCatagtcaattttgattttaaatgaaCATGATATCTACTAATAAGAAAGGGTTTAAGAGAAAGGCAGATGATGGAATAAGAAGTTTTTTCAGACCAGTTACTTCTAATGAAAAGGAGAATACACCTCCGTCTACATCGTCAGTAGTATATATAGCAGAGGCTATTGCTTCTCCTAATCCAAAGCGGGCTAAAGTTTCAGCAATAGATAACAACAAGCACCGTATTTCTGGCTTCAATGACAAGTGGCTGACTGAATTCTCGTGGCTTAGGAATGTTGAAGGGGGTAaggaatattttataaattttatttcataaaagatTATTGTTAACTCATTTGCAGAAATCgttcatcaatataaaaaaaaatagttgaggATGAATCTCGTTCGTGTCAGTATTTTAATGAGTCTCAGTATAAttataaactatattttaaattttttaaatacatttaacttGATCATGTATATTACAGAGACATATACGTCTCTGtgtataataatgaaattaaacaaccggaatcaaaattttattaattcttttttaaaagggaTGAAATGTAACTTGTGTACAAAACATCAAAGGAGACCCAAAAAGTGTGTACCAGGGGAAGCTGCATGGGTTGACTTGCCTTGCTCATGGATGGTACGTGAAAGCATTCTTAGACATGGGCGCAGTGAGACACATAAAGAGGCTGTTGCTTTTGAAGGGGCAAGAGTTCTAGCTAACACCAGTCTTGCAACAGCAGTTGAGAAGGAAGTTACATTAAATGAGATGGCAATGGAATCAGCAATGAAGTGCTTGTATTGGCTGTGCAAAAGGGAACTTCCACACACAACCAACTATGTTCCTTTGATGAACCTTTGTAAGTTTGATTTTCAGTACTTATAATAATGCTCAGttcaaatacaatattatttcaagaaaaatattttgaatgaattatTGTGCTGTGCTAGGCCTAAACatctaaattataaaaaaatcttttgacaggCAAAGACCTTGGTGTTGATGTTCTGAATGCCTTGATGGTTGGAGAGAATGCAAAATACACCTCTGAAAGATTCATCCAGGAAGCTTTGCTGTCATTTAAATATGTTGTACAGACTCCACTTATCTGTGACCTGAAAAATTCTCCCTTCTATACTGTGATGGTTGATGAAACTACTGATGTAGCTGTTAAGAAGGAATTGATTCTCTATGTGAGgtaagaaaatcattaaaagTTAGACAGTTACTtatgatttttagctcacctggcccgaagggccaagtgagcttttctcatcacttggcgtccgtcgtccgtcgtccgtcgtcgtcgtcgtccgtcgtcgttaacttttacaaaaatcttctcctctgaaactactgggccaaatcaaaccaaacttggccacaatcatcattggggtatctagtttaaaaaatgtgtggcgtgacccggtcaaccaaccaagatggccgccacggctaaaaatagaacataggggtaaaatgcagtttttggcttataactcaaaaaccaaagcatttagagcaaatctgacatggggtaaaaatgtttatcaggtcaagatctatctgccctgaaattttcagatgaatcggtcaatcggttgttgggttgctgcccctgaattggtaattttgaagaaattttgctgtttttggttattatcttgaatattattatagttagagataaactgtaaacagcaataatgttcagcaaagtaagatctacaaataagtcaacatgaccaaaatggtcagttgacccgtttaggagttattgccctttatagtcaatttttaaccatttttcgttaattaaagtaatcttttacaaaaatcttctcctctgaaactacttggccaaattaatccaaacttggccacaatcatctttggggtatctagtttaaaaaatgtgtggcgtgacctggtcaaccaaccaagatggccgccacggctaaaaatagaacaaaggggtaaaatgcagtttttggcttataactcaaaaaccaaagcattttgaggaaatctgacatgggataaaaatgtttatcaggtcaagatctatctgccctaaaattttcagatgaatcggtcaatcggttgttgggttgctgcccctgaattggtaattttgaggaaattttgctgtttttggttattatcttgaatattattatagatagagataaactgtaaacagcaataatgttaagcaaagtaagatctacaaataagtcaacatgaccaaaatggtcagttgacccgtttaggagttattgccctttatagtcaatttttaaccatttttcgtaaattaaagtaatcttttacaaaaatcttctcctctgaaactacttggccaaattaatccaaacttggtcacaatcatctttggggtatctagtttaaaaaatgtgtggcgtgacctggtcaaccaaccaagatggccgccaccgctaaaaatagaacataggggtaaaatgcagtttttggcttataactcaaaaaccaaagcattttgaggaaatctgacatgggataaaaatgtttatcaggtcaagaactatctgccctgaaattttcagatgaatcggtcaatcggttgttgggttgctgcccctgaattggtaattttgaggaaattttgctgtttttggttattatcttgaatattattatagatagagataaattgtaaacagcaataatgttcagcaaagtaagatctacaaataagtcaacatgaccgaaatggtcagttgaccccttaatgaataattgtcctttatagtcaatctttaaccatttttcataaatctaagtaatcttttacaaaatctccactgaaactactagccacaatcatctttggggtatctagtttgaaaaatgtgtccgatgacctggccattcaaccaagatggccgccacggctaaaaatagaacataggggtaaaatgcagttttttgcttataactatgaaaccaaagcatctagagcaaatctgacaagaagttaaattgttaatcaagtcaatatctatctgccctgaatttttcagatgaattggacaactggttgttgggttgctgccctccaattggtaatttttaaagaaattttgccgtttttggttatcttgaatactattatagatagcgataaactgtaaacagcaataatgttcagcaaaataagatctacaaataagtcaacatgacctaaatggtcaattgaccccttaaggagttattgccctttatagtcaatttttaacaattttcattaatttggtaaatttatgtaaatttttaccaaatatagttctctgttactaatgggcaaagttcatgatagatataattgtaagaagcaaaatcgttcagtaaagtaagaacttcaaacacatcaccatcaccaaaatacaattttatcatgaatccatttgtgtcctttgtttaatatgcacatagaccaaggtgagcgacacaggctctttagagcctctagttttattttaattcctaAACTACTTACATGACTAACTTTTTCAGCCACTTCTTTTATTGAAAtacttcatatttgtttttttgttacagatttctTAAAAATGGCAAAAGTTCAActcattttctaaaaatgattGAACTTTTTGATGGGAAAGCAGCAACTATCAAAAGTGCCATAGTCCAAACTCTGGAGGAGATTGACGTGCCATTGGAGAAGATGTGTGCATTAGGAAGTGATGGGGCATTTGTCATGCTTGGTAGAAAAGGAGGTGTTGCAGCATTGCTGAAGGAGTCTGTTCCAACCTTGATTGCAAACCACTGTGTTGCCCATAGGTTGGCTTTAGCAAGCTCACAAGCTGCTGCTGCTGTCCCTTACCTGAAGAAGTTTAAGGCTATTGTGGAACAGCTGTACAGGTTCTACCAGTACAGTGCAGTCAGAATGGCAGCACTTCATCACATTCAGGTAAGAACATCTTAATATgactaaaatattatattaatgttTGTGTGGTTGTTAGTTAAAACACTTAAAAATCATTAATTGGAAATGCAAgtattgatatttattgtatGCTCATTATTTTAGGAAATTCTCCAGGAGCcagttatcaaaattacagaGGCAAAAGATGTAAGGTGGCTTTCCCATGACAAAGCTGTCCAATCTATAAGGAGATGCTTTCCTTCAATCATTACAAGTTTGGAGAGAGAAGCCAAGGAGAGAGGAGATGCCCAGGCACTAGGCTTGGCCACATTTGTACAGAAGTTTGACTTCATTGCAACCTTGTACATGATGTGTGATTTGCTGCCACCACTATCACAACTGTCAAAAGCCTTGCAGGtaacattattttacaaataccTAATTCATAATTCAGTTAATTGTTATAATATCTGCACTGTCAAGATTCAAATAGGTAAATAatctaaatttaatttaatttaattaaatacaaGATTTGTTTTACAGAGAAAAGATGCAGACTACACAGTAGTAAGACCTCTTGTGACTGGAACTATAAAGACCATCCAATCATTTAAAGAAAGGCATGGGGAAAATTATGCTTCAGTGAGGAAAGTGATAGATGATTTGATTAAAGAAAACTTCAAAGTCAAGAGTCCAACAGAGGAggaatttgataaatttgaaagACAGGTAATtcataagtacatgtatatgacattACAATAATTTGGATTTGTAAATTGAATATGTATGTTCTATAAAATTCTTCACAATGTAAACATTTCCAAAATACATTTTAGGTCTACTTTCCATACATTGACCATGTGGTGGAGAATTTAGAGAAGAGGTTTCCAGATTTACCTTTGTTGGAAAGCTTTTCTGTGTTTGACCCCATCAGTGTTCCAGAAGATCCAGAAGAAGCTGATGGTTATGGCAGGGAGCAAATAGGGGTAAAtagctttatacatgtagttcctTTTTGTAATATAACAAAGTATAACAACTAAAAGTTTTTTTGGctctttattattttattccatttatatattttattttttcaaaatgaatatatatatatctttttcagATCCTTTCTGACCACTTTAAATTGGATCTGGTGCCATTAAGCCAGGAGTGGAGGCTactaaaaaatacaattaatacTGATGACAGCCTCAAGTCTCTATCTGCAAGTTTGATCATGCAGCAATTGGCTGGCAAGTTATCAGCAGGTTTTCCTCTGTCGTCCAGCCTATCAGCTGTTGGCTTATTATTGCCTACATCTACTGCAGGTAAATACATATATCctaaataaaatcttttacatcATAACATGAATATGCattatcttttcatttatcatactatttatttcagttgcaagttgaaatataaaaattcaggcattaatttatttatgttttagatTGTGAAAGGGGATTTTCAACCCTAAAGAGGATCAAGACAGAGTTGAGGAACAGGCTATCAAATAAGATAACCAACTGTCTTGTTACCATATCACTAGAAGGAGAAGAGAGTACAGAGATAGATATTTCTGATGCTGTTCAGCACTGGAAGACCCAAAAGAACAGGAGGATCTTTTCTTGaactttatttactttttttattgactGAAATCAATtcatttcatacatgtatatattcttttaatttataaatactaTGCATTATTAAACACATGTCACAAAGCTTTATAATTCATATTGCATGCCATGATTCATGACTGATGGCTTTCGTGTCACAATAGTTCACCCAAAAAAAGAGTTACGCGCCCTTGAATTTTGCGCCTTCAAAAAtttctggggagaacactgcaTTGTAATTACAGTTtcaatgtttgaattgttttacactagtaattcttgaaccctttatagcttgctttaAGTTGTGAGCCAGTGCTCCATGTTAATGTTAAATACACAGGTActcgtctcagaaaaaaaatacttctgtatacctttatataacacaaggtactttaCTGGCGATTTCGTAAAATGTCAAGCAGTGACGAAATTCCTTTATATGCAGATTTTTTGGCTGTCAACCCCACTAAAACTTGTTATTTCgtaaatttaaattgattaaattttacaatggtgtataacaCGCCTACTTTTGTTGTCGGAATCATCTGTAGCAATCCTACCCAAGTATGTCAACCGTAATTAAATCCGTCAACCTACACAAAATTGGCAATAAATGTCTCACagtaaatgattaattataaaaattgtttcagaaaaaactGTTAGTTTTCGTATGAATAGAAGTTATCATCCAGTTAGTAAATATCCACACAGCCTGgctttctacctgtttctaagccttgtacaaataacattgatatttctaGACATtgtatggttattctttatatactgcAACTCATATAAGTGTTTTAAATGAAGTATTTAGggtaaaacataatttttttaaatttggagcGAACGACGTGAAATTTCTGCGAACCTGTATGTTGTATTGACGTCTTACATTTGTCTTAAATAAAACTCTACGGAAATGTCAACGTCATAAACAAGGTGATATatggtcagtgactgtatatcacatataaatatacagtcaatgcaatttgactgctcaaataggaCAGCTGCAGTATATAATTGTATAAGATACCATGAAAAAAATCCAACATGTGTTATTTGAGGTATGTTTAATAAGTTACAAATTTTCCCATGACATCAATATCATTCAGAATCTCTTAACTTTACGTATGAAATGAAACAAGATCAGATAACTCATAGACTCATTTAGACTTTCCCAAAAAGTTGACCTATCGGAAactgagatatataaacatgataaaagatgTGAGGCATTTATTGCCAATCCAATATCTGTAGACAAAATAATTACCATTGACATCCTTGTTTAGGATTGCTACGGATGATTCCAACAACAAAAGTAGACGTGTTATACACCATTGtgaagataaatcaatttagatttatgaAATAACAAGTTTTAGTGGGGTTGAGAAATCGGCATAAAACGAAATTTCGTCACCGCCTGACATTTTTCTAAATCGccagttaagtaccttgtgttatataaaggtatacaggattttttttctgagacgagtgcctgtggttgaagactgtactttcaCCTATTATCTTCTTGCTATTTGAGATGCTACAAAGTTTTGTATCACAGACTTTGATGTTATTTGGTAGATTAAAGACCACAAAagatttatgttaatattgatagcaatattaaatttatcagcaatttttttcagaaactgaaagtagaaaaaatagaacatgACATTGAAGCAGAAACTactgaaaaatcaaaaagaacAAGAAAAACTGCAACTGGACCTATTACACGTAAAATTGTGACGGAAGAAGAAAGCTTAAAGAAAAGCAAAAAGAAATCTGCAGCAAAGGCTAAAAATACAGATCTTGAAAAGAGCACACTGGAAGCAGCTGGGAAGAGAAGAGCTACAAGAAGAAAGCTATCTAAAACAAGTGTTTCTGATACAAGTATATCAGTATCAAGTACTCCAAAGCATAAAATGTCAGGAAACACTGTTAGAAGAACAAGACAGGGGAAAAGGAGTTAACAAATTAAATGGTtctaaaatcaatttaaagGAAGTGAAAATATGGAAGAATTTGAACAAGCTGTTGTCAGACAATGATTATTGTAgtgtaaataattaaatttctgCATTTTATGAGATCAGACGATGTAATGTAAGAGAGTGATATTAGTGACTGtcaccaaaacaaaatattaacttGCCATGAGCAACCAGATAAGTTACACTGCAGGAACAGCCTACCCTTCCTGATGGTCTGAGTGTACTCCAGTTGTATCTTTAAATAGAATAGAATGTACGACAAAAAAGTGCATcatttattaatgtttattttagtaTATCAGTTGTTACAATATTAGAACATAGTAAAATAAATACTATCAATTTTTTTGGGGTCAGATATACATATctgtataaaattgaaaaaaaacccatattttaaagatttgcAATAATGTGCGATgtaacaaaaaataccaaactgaAACTTCAATctttagatacatgtatttctaaattaaaattgaatcatatttgaattaaaaaaccAACTTTAAGCTTCAAAATTCATGTTTCATTCAAATTTCTATTAGGTTAAATCAACATTACATACAAAAGGAAATATGTTGTTAATgtacttttaaatcttactttttaTCTCAAATTGGGTCTTGGAAATCTCTGGTATTAGAAAGGGGATAAAcagataaaacaatattatgatTTATCATAGTCATTTGACAATATGCGATGTGATTAAGTTGTAAATTATGTGTATAAATTCAGagtataaatgttaattttctaTGTGTATGAATTGTCAGTTTCAGATTCACTGTTTTGTAGTACAAATCATagtaaaaacatttatcaacttttatcattttaaaatcatgTGCCAATTTCTTATTCTCATGCATATTCAAAATTGCACAGTAGTAATGCAGTTGAATAGACATTTTACTAATTTCATGTTTACTGTATTTTCATATAAGTTTTTGTGATGAAATCTCAGTCTGATCatgttaataatttgtttttatatcctTGAAATAAGTTGTGTAatgtaaatgaaatgaaaaaaaaatatgatcttGTCATAAGTTTTGTTggttaaacatgataaatgatgTGGAATTACTTTTGATATCTAGATACTATGACTTCTCAGTTATGATAGAAGAcccataaatatatatataaaatcgcTTATAGCCAACCATCAATGTAACAGTTTCAAGACATTATTTTTaccaatttgttgttttttataccTTCAGTATGTTCAGTTACAGTTAACGTTTCagtaacatgtttttttatgacaattttttgaatttttatcattttaaatgatTGTCTGTTAAAATTACTATGTGGAGCAGGTTCatgatttggttttatttttttaatatgattctGTGAAATAGCATGAATGTATAGAACCTTATCTTTCTGTGAATAAATCAATGTGTCAATAATTATGATATGCCATGTATATAGTCTGTTGTTGTTTGTGAATAAAACCTTACCAATAAAACCTCAATATAATTCTTagttctaaaattttgttttagttttggCTTGAGCAGTTATATGTTATTAAGAAAATATCAACACTATTCTAGACATAGACTTACTTGTACATAATATAAATGCACTATCTATGAAactatgataaaataaaaaaatatgggcAGCAGGACAAGGTGTACAAATAAGCATGGCAGAACATGTTGGTCAACACTTTATCCctttaatgatgatttttgtacACATGTTTGGTAAAAGTGTTGGTGGAGATTTCAAATGACCAGCAAGActagatttacaaatatgtaATTATATTGTGGGGAGATTGTCAGGCAActcttatttcaatattaaccCTCAAATGATGATTTGTTTTAACCCATTGGGGGCATTATTATCAATATTAGCCCCCAAATGATGATTTGTTTTAACCCATTGGGGGCATTATTATCAATATTAGCCCTCAAATGATGATTTGTGTTAACCCATTGGGGACTTTGTTATCAATATTAGCCCTCAAatgatgatttgttttatcCCATTGGGGGCATTATTATCAATATTAGCCCTCAAATGATGATTTGTTTTAACCACTGAGGGCATTATTAAATGCAGGTTATCAATAACACAAGTGTGTTACAATAAAGCATATTCATAGAAAGCTGTTCAAAGTTTCATATGAAGGGTTTCTGGATATTGTACAAAATGTTAGAATCGAATTCCAATAATTTGCTTATAGAATAAAACAAGAAATTGTATTGCACGCCTATTTCAAAGAATAAATGATTCACTGTTGACaatgtaaaagtataaaaaagaagatgtggtttgattgccaatgaaacaactctccacaagagaccaaaatgacacagaaataaacaactatagttcactgtacagccttcaacaatgagcaaagcccataccgcataatcagctttaaaagaaatgtcaaaattgagttgaaaaaaaaactggtcTAATATTTGGACTTGATGGactacttttacaaattttgacttggttatagagttgtctcattgacactcatatcagTCTACATCTTCTTATACCTATCCAGCAGTTTAGcttgttaatttgttttacatgtatatatgttttgggGTTTTTTGAATCATAGATGT
Above is a window of Mytilus trossulus isolate FHL-02 chromosome 4, PNRI_Mtr1.1.1.hap1, whole genome shotgun sequence DNA encoding:
- the LOC134714784 gene encoding zinc finger protein 862-like — its product is MKLNNRNQNFINSFLKGMKCNLCTKHQRRPKKCVPGEAAWVDLPCSWMVRESILRHGRSETHKEAVAFEGARVLANTSLATAVEKEVTLNEMAMESAMKCLYWLCKRELPHTTNYVPLMNLCKDLGVDVLNALMVGENAKYTSERFIQEALLSFKYVVQTPLICDLKNSPFYTVMVDETTDVAVKKELILYVRFLKNGKSSTHFLKMIELFDGKAATIKSAIVQTLEEIDVPLEKMCALGSDGAFVMLGRKGGVAALLKESVPTLIANHCVAHRLALASSQAAAAVPYLKKFKAIVEQLYRFYQYSAVRMAALHHIQEILQEPVIKITEAKDVRWLSHDKAVQSIRRCFPSIITSLEREAKERGDAQALGLATFVQKFDFIATLYMMCDLLPPLSQLSKALQRKDADYTVVRPLVTGTIKTIQSFKERHGENYASVRKVIDDLIKENFKVKSPTEEEFDKFERQVYFPYIDHVVENLEKRFPDLPLLESFSVFDPISVPEDPEEADGYGREQIGILSDHFKLDLVPLSQEWRLLKNTINTDDSLKSLSASLIMQQLAGKLSAGFPLSSSLSAVGLLLPTSTADCERGFSTLKRIKTELRNRLSNKITNCLVTISLEGEESTEIDISDAVQHWKTQKNRRIFS